A segment of the Nostoc sp. TCL26-01 genome:
CGTTCACGGTCAAAGCTAAACATAATTAAGTTACGAATCAAGTTAGCTACAGCTACGACAGCAAGAATTGTGAAAGCCAGAATGTAAAGCAGGTGTAACATCAGATTTTCCTCCAGGGGCAGCAAATTTTAAAACTTTATACTTTAACGCTTTGTCTCGCCTATGCTTTCAACATTGGCGAGTGTAAATACCTGAAACTTCCAGAGTGTACTTATGTATATGTAGAGAAATTTGTCAACATTTATTCAAGTTATTGTAGCATAGGATACATTATTGTTTTATTAAAACAATGTTAAGAATTTCGTAACATGGCAACAAACGAGATGTGTGTGCTGGCTATTATGCAGCTTGCTGAGAACGAAAGCGTGCTGCTACGTTCCAACATTCTGTGACTAATTGATGCCAAGGCATGAGTGTTGTCATATCAATTCCGACTTGTCCCTCAGTCGCATTAAACAGCATCATGGCCGCACTTAGTTCTTCTTGAGCTTGCTTAACGCGCGATAACAATTCTGACTGCGCTTGTTCATCCATAAATGAGAGCTTTTCAGTTTCCAGAAAGTCACGCGATCGCACAAACCAATACTGAAAATCTTCTAACAGTGGTTCCAGAACCGTCTTCATTAGATCGGCTCCTGATGTATTTGAG
Coding sequences within it:
- a CDS encoding DUF2605 domain-containing protein; protein product: MPDSNTSGADLMKTVLEPLLEDFQYWFVRSRDFLETEKLSFMDEQAQSELLSRVKQAQEELSAAMMLFNATEGQVGIDMTTLMPWHQLVTECWNVAARFRSQQAA